One genomic region from Chthonomonas calidirosea T49 encodes:
- a CDS encoding phenylalanine 4-monooxygenase, with product MNIGLTTTKAPFIEEARGAGQLFITQPYALYSEENHEAWRQLYGRMLPLWQRYANPHFLKGLQCLCLPPDRVPKLEEVNRFLEPLTGFRAKAVSGYVPAFLFFDCLRNREFPTTITVRSLENLDYLPEPDIFHDIAGHVPMHTDPAFAETLVRLGDCAHTAVEMVAGISDPKEQLRRLTSILKAFARFFWFTIEFGLMNTPEGLKVYGSGLLSSYGEIVHSIESPEVQRYPLQIEWVINQAFEIDHYQPLLFVVESFDQLYQLVDTLERWMREGRLNNVAPGEPTMHERDLQSFLHVVSEEVHDA from the coding sequence ATGAATATCGGATTAACGACGACAAAGGCCCCCTTTATTGAGGAGGCACGAGGCGCAGGCCAGCTCTTCATCACACAGCCTTATGCCCTCTATAGTGAGGAGAACCACGAGGCTTGGCGACAGCTCTATGGGCGTATGCTGCCCCTGTGGCAGCGCTACGCGAACCCGCATTTTCTGAAAGGGCTACAATGTCTTTGTTTGCCTCCCGATCGGGTACCAAAACTAGAGGAGGTGAACCGCTTCCTCGAACCACTTACCGGGTTTCGTGCGAAAGCGGTAAGCGGTTACGTGCCGGCCTTCCTTTTCTTCGATTGTCTGCGGAATCGAGAGTTCCCGACAACGATCACGGTGAGGTCGCTAGAAAACCTTGATTACCTGCCCGAACCCGATATCTTCCACGACATTGCCGGCCACGTGCCGATGCACACCGACCCGGCTTTCGCCGAGACACTCGTTCGCCTCGGCGATTGTGCCCACACCGCCGTGGAGATGGTGGCCGGAATAAGCGACCCGAAGGAGCAACTGCGCCGGCTGACCAGCATTCTGAAAGCGTTCGCTCGATTCTTTTGGTTTACCATTGAGTTCGGACTCATGAATACACCCGAAGGGCTGAAAGTCTACGGAAGTGGTCTTTTAAGCTCCTATGGGGAGATCGTGCACAGCATCGAGTCGCCAGAGGTACAGCGCTATCCTTTGCAGATCGAGTGGGTCATCAATCAAGCATTCGAGATAGACCACTATCAGCCACTGCTGTTTGTGGTGGAGAGCTTCGATCAGCTCTATCAGCTGGTGGACACACTAGAGAGATGGATGCGTGAAGGGCGGCTTAACAATGTTGCTCCTGGCGAACCTACGATGCATGAAAGGGACCTGCAGAGTTTCCTTCATGTTGTCAGTGAGGAAGTCCATGATGCGTGA
- a CDS encoding DUF6785 family protein, with protein sequence MENYQGLSKRAFVLALLLSLLAGFWVRRSEIMVLATQITESVPAIPGLAALALLIALNYLLHKLRKAGSFSTAELLTTFLFVTISTTIMGIGVTQFLFSLMTLPFYLKTRDIIPNRAYLPRWLAPHNLQAIKHLYEGAPNGVVPWHLWIVPLLCWLGFFLALWWCLASLMGLLYHAWADDERLSFPLVALPLEMSQTDVQGPPFFRNPLMWSGFALAAVYNLINIAHALAPAFPAMGKQFDLSPLFTSPPWSEMKPLIFHIRPELIGLGFLVSTEISLTVWVSYFVLKLAAVFGVAHGASPGLLPYFQEEGIGAYMVLAVLLIWLARRRLKEAWKSAWHNITGPDNTRYRRLWLGFFGGFLITWSYMWMAGMGWWIALAYLALVVAVAMVYGRLRAEAGVPLIWLFPYQQQKAFFLYTFGSAPFARNSPSTLTVWALFVFLARGYFPEMTGYQIESLEIARRVKIHAAKLFSFLALAVVVGVVLGWYNHLVPYYQHGVVQLRGEIWGQWLTEPEYSAATGYMQTPKLPDIPRIYATLIGALIAFSLWWCRIRFTGFWFHPIGYVMTCSYGSLIWGPFLVVWLVKSLVLRYGGMRLYRRLIPFFLGLALGHFAVAGILWGLMGAWVGSAVQGYPVFFG encoded by the coding sequence TTGGAGAACTATCAAGGCCTTTCAAAACGCGCATTCGTTCTTGCGCTACTTCTGTCGCTTCTGGCAGGCTTTTGGGTGAGGCGCTCCGAGATTATGGTATTAGCCACCCAGATCACCGAGAGCGTCCCTGCCATACCTGGCCTTGCGGCCTTAGCGCTGCTCATCGCCCTCAACTACTTGCTGCATAAGCTCCGTAAAGCGGGTTCCTTTTCAACAGCCGAGTTGCTCACCACCTTTCTTTTTGTAACTATCAGCACAACCATCATGGGCATTGGGGTAACCCAATTCCTGTTCTCGTTAATGACTCTCCCCTTCTATCTTAAAACCCGAGATATCATCCCCAATCGTGCTTACTTACCGAGGTGGCTTGCCCCTCACAATCTGCAGGCTATCAAGCATCTCTACGAGGGTGCGCCCAACGGCGTGGTGCCATGGCATCTCTGGATCGTTCCATTGCTCTGCTGGCTTGGTTTCTTTCTAGCGCTCTGGTGGTGTTTAGCAAGCCTCATGGGGCTGCTCTACCATGCATGGGCCGATGATGAGCGGCTCTCCTTCCCCCTTGTCGCGCTACCATTAGAGATGTCGCAAACGGATGTTCAAGGCCCACCCTTCTTTCGGAACCCGTTGATGTGGTCTGGCTTTGCGCTTGCTGCCGTATATAATCTCATCAACATTGCCCATGCCCTAGCCCCGGCATTTCCCGCCATGGGCAAACAGTTCGATCTCTCGCCTCTTTTCACCTCACCACCTTGGAGTGAGATGAAACCGCTTATTTTCCATATCCGTCCAGAGCTGATTGGGCTGGGTTTTCTGGTTTCAACAGAGATAAGTCTTACCGTGTGGGTATCCTACTTTGTGCTAAAGCTCGCAGCTGTTTTCGGGGTAGCCCATGGAGCTTCTCCTGGCCTTTTGCCGTACTTTCAAGAAGAGGGCATAGGTGCCTACATGGTGCTTGCCGTGCTGCTGATATGGTTAGCCCGACGACGCCTAAAAGAGGCTTGGAAATCGGCCTGGCACAACATTACCGGCCCAGACAACACCCGCTATCGCCGACTTTGGCTAGGATTTTTTGGCGGGTTCCTCATCACCTGGAGCTACATGTGGATGGCGGGAATGGGTTGGTGGATCGCGCTGGCCTATCTCGCCCTCGTTGTGGCGGTCGCCATGGTTTACGGCCGGCTTCGTGCTGAAGCCGGCGTCCCACTTATCTGGCTGTTTCCCTATCAACAACAAAAGGCTTTTTTTCTGTACACCTTTGGCTCGGCCCCGTTTGCCCGCAACAGCCCATCAACTTTAACCGTGTGGGCGCTCTTTGTGTTTCTCGCCAGAGGCTATTTTCCAGAAATGACCGGTTACCAGATAGAGAGTTTAGAGATAGCACGCCGTGTGAAAATTCATGCTGCAAAACTTTTTTCGTTTCTAGCCCTGGCGGTCGTGGTGGGCGTTGTACTTGGTTGGTACAATCATCTTGTGCCCTACTACCAACACGGGGTCGTGCAGTTGCGCGGCGAAATATGGGGTCAGTGGTTAACGGAACCGGAGTATAGCGCCGCCACCGGCTATATGCAAACTCCAAAACTTCCCGACATTCCGCGTATCTACGCCACTCTTATCGGAGCCCTTATCGCCTTCTCACTATGGTGGTGCCGCATTCGATTCACCGGATTTTGGTTCCACCCCATCGGCTATGTGATGACATGCAGCTATGGCTCGCTTATTTGGGGGCCGTTTCTTGTGGTCTGGCTCGTCAAATCGCTTGTGCTTCGCTATGGTGGCATGCGGCTGTATCGGCGGCTTATCCCCTTCTTTCTTGGCTTGGCCTTAGGACATTTTGCCGTTGCCGGCATTTTGTGGGGCCTTATGGGTGCCTGGGTTGGTAGTGCCGTACAGGGCTATCCGGTCTTCTTCGGATAG
- a CDS encoding ABC transporter permease — protein MSLESFPETAPRPLTTIQPPKGWQLIDWKELWRYRDLLLALAGKDIRLRYRQTILGVAWVIMIPLISAGIFTFVFGRVAKLPSDHVPYILFAFVGTMAWNLFNSIITNSITTLLGNANMISKIYFPRLILPLSTALGGLLDFSIGLCLLIVLLVSYHVSVHWTLLLFPFWLLLLLAMALGIGCISSAGAVTYRDVRQVMPVLLNILLYASPVAYGANAVHGKLHAVYMLNPLAVILQGFRWAVFGVSPPSLGSIIYAMVCSLAIFLVGAMVFRNAERGFADVI, from the coding sequence ATGAGTCTAGAGAGTTTTCCAGAGACGGCTCCGCGGCCGCTAACCACAATTCAACCACCCAAGGGATGGCAACTCATAGATTGGAAGGAGCTATGGCGCTATCGTGACCTCCTGCTCGCTTTGGCCGGCAAAGATATTCGATTACGCTACCGCCAAACAATTTTAGGCGTGGCCTGGGTCATTATGATCCCCCTCATCTCGGCGGGCATCTTTACCTTTGTCTTCGGGCGCGTGGCCAAACTGCCAAGCGATCATGTGCCCTATATTTTGTTTGCCTTTGTGGGCACCATGGCGTGGAACCTTTTCAACAGCATTATCACCAACTCCATCACAACGCTTTTGGGTAACGCCAACATGATCTCCAAGATCTACTTTCCACGTCTGATCTTGCCTTTATCTACGGCGCTGGGCGGTCTTTTAGATTTTAGTATTGGTCTATGCCTGCTCATCGTGCTGCTTGTTTCTTACCATGTCAGCGTTCATTGGACTCTGCTACTGTTTCCTTTCTGGCTTTTACTTCTGCTGGCTATGGCACTCGGCATCGGATGTATCAGCTCTGCCGGTGCGGTGACCTATCGGGATGTGCGCCAAGTGATGCCGGTGCTACTCAATATTCTGCTCTACGCGAGCCCAGTGGCCTACGGGGCAAACGCTGTGCATGGCAAGCTGCATGCTGTCTATATGCTGAACCCGTTGGCGGTGATTTTACAAGGTTTTCGGTGGGCGGTTTTTGGTGTTTCTCCACCGTCTTTAGGCAGCATAATTTACGCGATGGTCTGCTCTTTGGCGATCTTTTTGGTAGGTGCCATGGTGTTTAGAAATGCAGAACGAGGTTTTGCCGATGTTATCTAG
- a CDS encoding polysaccharide biosynthesis/export family protein, translating to MQIGKWTLLLGFALLALKAGAQTTPTTLPANGSDTPIAPTKVVPKYALGPGDVISIRVVNFPDLSMDSVQIPPDGKITPPLLAGEPINVLGKTVEQVAAMLTEAWSKYVINPSVSVFLVQKRPQDAVIVYGYTPKTGAVEMRPGLRILDVISAMGGGGETGDLSHVTVTHEDGTSQTLDLSNPETKGDSPENILLHEGDIVYVPKLYQFITVLGEVKQGGQFPYEKKMTVADAIARAGGYIEGEADLSAATITRNGKTIPIDLQRFYLDGDTSQNLTLQPGDSILIPRQTNIVYIYGAVAGQGPYDFRPGDRLWDAINRRGGPTQEANIGAVEVIHTELQSKLQAELTQKYPKQAKDSKWMFDQLKKQGAIQVVDLNRYFRGDQSVNVPLSAGDFIYVPSRKHGFGIGELFQILSSANLLRLLAGF from the coding sequence ATGCAAATTGGTAAGTGGACTCTTCTGCTAGGTTTCGCGCTGCTAGCGCTTAAAGCCGGCGCTCAGACGACACCCACAACGCTGCCGGCTAACGGATCGGATACACCCATTGCACCAACCAAAGTGGTGCCCAAATATGCTCTGGGACCTGGCGATGTGATCTCCATTCGCGTGGTTAATTTCCCAGATCTTTCGATGGATAGCGTGCAGATTCCACCCGATGGCAAGATCACTCCTCCCTTGTTGGCCGGGGAACCGATTAACGTCCTTGGAAAAACCGTCGAGCAAGTTGCCGCAATGCTTACTGAGGCTTGGTCGAAATATGTGATCAATCCTAGCGTGAGCGTGTTCTTGGTTCAAAAACGGCCTCAGGATGCTGTTATTGTGTATGGTTATACACCGAAAACAGGTGCCGTGGAGATGCGCCCTGGCCTGCGTATTTTAGACGTGATCTCGGCGATGGGCGGAGGAGGGGAGACCGGAGACCTGAGCCATGTAACTGTGACGCATGAGGACGGTACCTCGCAAACCCTCGACCTAAGCAATCCAGAAACAAAGGGTGATTCGCCGGAAAATATCCTTTTACACGAAGGCGATATCGTCTATGTGCCCAAGCTGTATCAGTTTATCACAGTGCTTGGTGAGGTCAAACAGGGCGGGCAGTTCCCCTATGAAAAAAAGATGACGGTTGCCGACGCCATTGCACGTGCAGGTGGCTATATTGAGGGAGAAGCCGATCTCAGCGCCGCTACTATTACGCGCAATGGCAAGACGATACCCATCGATCTGCAACGATTCTACCTCGATGGGGATACCTCGCAAAACTTGACGCTCCAACCCGGCGATAGCATTCTTATCCCTCGTCAGACGAACATTGTCTACATTTATGGCGCAGTGGCTGGACAAGGGCCTTACGATTTTCGCCCAGGCGATCGGCTATGGGATGCTATCAACCGTCGCGGAGGGCCCACTCAAGAGGCAAACATCGGGGCTGTGGAGGTGATACACACCGAACTGCAGAGTAAGCTTCAGGCAGAACTTACCCAGAAATATCCCAAACAGGCCAAAGACTCCAAATGGATGTTTGACCAACTTAAGAAGCAAGGTGCCATACAAGTTGTGGATTTGAATCGCTATTTTCGCGGGGATCAGAGCGTCAACGTTCCTCTGAGCGCAGGAGATTTCATTTACGTTCCGTCTCGGAAGCATGGATTTGGGATTGGTGAGCTGTTCCAGATTCTTTCGAGCGCTAACCTCCTACGTCTCTTAGCGGGCTTCTAA
- a CDS encoding glycosyltransferase, whose protein sequence is MRVAIVHDYLAQMGGAEKVVEVLHEMFPEAPVYTSVYVPEAMPASFKSWDIRTSFLQHLPALKKTHRFALPLYPLAFESFDLRDYDLVISSSSAFAKGVITQPHTVHICYTHTPMRFGWMTHSYLEREEIGRLGRILLEPLLYRLRLWDVVAALRIDRYIANSTVVAQRIAHFYRRECDIVYPPVDTSRFKPSAHKEDYYLVAARFAPYKRLDLAIEACNRLKRPLKVVGSGRQEAYLRRIAGPTVEFLGRVSDAELVQLMAHARGYIMPGQEDFGISPVEANACGCPVIAYAAGGALDTQVDGVTGVLFSEQSVESLCEALCRAENLAFDIHVMRQHAQQFDTSVFKERIRQIIGEEMAKHHKVVSGERRQNV, encoded by the coding sequence ATGCGGGTCGCTATCGTGCATGACTATTTGGCTCAGATGGGGGGAGCAGAGAAGGTTGTCGAGGTGCTTCATGAAATGTTCCCAGAAGCGCCGGTCTATACCTCTGTCTATGTGCCTGAAGCCATGCCCGCTAGCTTCAAAAGCTGGGACATCCGCACGAGCTTTCTTCAACACTTACCCGCTCTTAAAAAAACGCACCGCTTTGCGTTACCCCTCTATCCATTGGCGTTCGAATCGTTCGACCTTCGGGACTACGATCTGGTCATCAGCTCCTCATCGGCCTTCGCCAAAGGCGTGATAACACAACCGCACACCGTGCACATCTGCTATACCCATACCCCCATGCGTTTTGGCTGGATGACCCACTCCTATCTTGAAAGAGAGGAGATAGGGAGACTGGGACGCATTCTGCTGGAACCGCTGCTCTATCGCTTGCGCCTGTGGGACGTGGTGGCCGCTCTGCGAATAGATAGATATATCGCCAACTCCACGGTAGTGGCACAGCGCATCGCCCATTTCTATCGCCGAGAGTGCGATATCGTCTATCCTCCGGTGGATACGAGCCGTTTCAAGCCCTCCGCGCACAAAGAGGATTACTATCTTGTGGCAGCACGTTTTGCACCCTATAAGCGGCTAGACTTGGCGATAGAGGCCTGCAATCGCCTGAAGAGGCCTCTTAAGGTGGTGGGAAGTGGGCGCCAGGAGGCCTATCTTAGGCGAATCGCAGGACCTACCGTTGAGTTCCTTGGGCGCGTAAGCGATGCCGAGCTCGTTCAGCTTATGGCGCATGCGCGCGGCTATATTATGCCGGGGCAAGAGGATTTTGGCATCTCACCGGTGGAAGCAAATGCTTGCGGCTGCCCCGTTATTGCCTATGCAGCCGGTGGGGCACTTGATACACAGGTGGATGGAGTTACCGGTGTACTCTTCTCCGAACAGAGTGTAGAAAGCTTGTGTGAAGCTCTCTGCCGTGCCGAAAACCTAGCGTTCGATATCCATGTTATGCGCCAGCATGCGCAACAGTTTGATACGTCAGTATTTAAAGAGCGTATACGACAGATCATCGGAGAGGAGATGGCGAAACATCATAAGGTCGTGTCTGGAGAGAGAAGACAGAATGTCTGA
- a CDS encoding exosortase C-terminal domain/associated protein EpsI: MRQKLYSFLICVLLLLALAANWGFGRLKFAAPHPVPIENFPRHIGDWTCVEDDPVDPAVQKALPTATIIQREYRNSAGHVVTLELITGKSYDDFHDPNVCFPAQGWTLFDHKILNWNGQEVNFMKATLDGYTEDFAYYLAGGYLANIPMGGIAQKKFYAWRKLLTGEGGGSLVVRMSNAEGPGSMDVLKSFALTIQPVVNSMVKERK; this comes from the coding sequence ATGCGCCAAAAACTCTATAGCTTTTTGATCTGCGTTCTGCTGTTGCTCGCTCTAGCGGCCAATTGGGGGTTTGGACGGCTAAAATTCGCCGCACCGCATCCGGTGCCTATCGAGAACTTCCCTCGCCATATTGGCGATTGGACTTGCGTAGAGGATGATCCGGTGGACCCGGCCGTTCAGAAAGCGCTGCCCACGGCCACCATCATCCAAAGAGAGTATCGCAACTCCGCAGGGCATGTCGTTACCCTTGAGCTGATTACGGGAAAGAGCTATGACGATTTTCATGATCCCAACGTCTGCTTCCCTGCTCAAGGATGGACCCTTTTCGACCATAAGATACTCAATTGGAATGGGCAAGAGGTTAACTTTATGAAAGCCACACTAGACGGCTACACCGAAGATTTTGCCTACTACCTAGCCGGTGGCTATCTCGCGAACATCCCGATGGGCGGCATCGCCCAAAAGAAGTTTTATGCCTGGCGCAAGTTATTGACAGGGGAGGGGGGTGGCTCGTTGGTAGTGCGCATGAGCAATGCCGAAGGGCCGGGCAGCATGGACGTGCTAAAAAGTTTCGCGCTAACCATTCAGCCCGTCGTTAACTCTATGGTGAAAGAGAGAAAATGA
- a CDS encoding exosortase/archaeosortase family protein, with translation MSEASEQETVIAPSWQKDLLNTVAEIGRWPLHIWLVILTAIALYIPVFLDVIPFQIQSGIYSYGVLIPPISIGLLYLQKDQLRKARPAPDPVGFFWIALGVLMEWTGWFLRVRFLMMASLTPVVAGCLLALHGRELWRAARFPVLVLLLAAPVPMPIINPPDVWIQHLSAVGSAGIMQTLGFPLIRQGNTIQIPGMTLDVAEACSGFKKLLAFFCFAVLYGWFFALPKKRWLLLTLLALPVALTANVIRIAGLIFIGTEFGEHAFHIAHEYADFFVIALSCVLFLTVGKYMGCDRSRFALEKAHERPAEVEAALHGG, from the coding sequence ATGTCTGAAGCATCAGAACAGGAGACCGTGATAGCCCCGTCGTGGCAAAAAGATCTGCTGAATACTGTAGCCGAAATAGGGCGCTGGCCCCTGCACATTTGGCTTGTTATCTTAACAGCCATAGCGCTCTATATACCGGTGTTTCTAGACGTGATCCCGTTTCAAATTCAAAGTGGTATCTACTCCTACGGCGTGCTTATTCCTCCCATTTCGATCGGACTACTCTACCTTCAAAAAGATCAGCTGCGTAAGGCTCGACCGGCTCCAGACCCCGTTGGCTTTTTCTGGATCGCTCTCGGTGTTTTAATGGAGTGGACAGGGTGGTTCTTGCGGGTGCGATTTCTCATGATGGCCTCGCTTACACCGGTGGTGGCCGGCTGCCTTCTCGCTCTGCATGGGCGGGAACTCTGGCGGGCGGCACGTTTTCCCGTGTTAGTGTTGCTATTAGCGGCTCCCGTGCCCATGCCTATCATCAATCCGCCAGACGTCTGGATTCAGCATCTAAGCGCCGTCGGCTCTGCTGGCATCATGCAGACTTTGGGTTTTCCCCTCATCCGGCAAGGAAACACCATTCAGATCCCTGGAATGACGTTGGATGTGGCCGAAGCCTGCAGCGGATTTAAGAAGCTGTTGGCCTTTTTCTGCTTTGCGGTGCTTTATGGCTGGTTTTTTGCGCTTCCCAAAAAACGTTGGCTTCTCCTTACACTTTTGGCGCTGCCTGTGGCGTTAACGGCCAATGTAATACGCATCGCCGGTCTTATCTTTATCGGAACAGAGTTCGGTGAGCACGCGTTTCACATTGCGCACGAGTACGCCGATTTCTTTGTGATCGCGCTCTCTTGTGTGCTCTTTCTCACGGTGGGCAAATATATGGGGTGTGATCGCAGCCGATTTGCGCTAGAGAAAGCACATGAACGGCCTGCCGAGGTGGAGGCCGCATTGCATGGAGGGTAG
- a CDS encoding SMI1/KNR4 family protein, with translation MSRREERRQAATDAALRALERFWQLRLPELFRTLYRQQEQPFLGHCEFFTLDAILAGTGREYGMLPQLLPFGRAVDEGGLYAFYAPRQKTEVDKWPVLYWDEDEMFLRPVASDFGAFLRHCALVGRYELEEQWAEMEFCDPEQYHLLAHLGLTHYKDVPCPRNETELHLAIVESDPQAALSLCHLGCRRRASNDDERALDYFHRAAEAAPWFGDPCYLMADVYRERGNLARATEEWWAVLNHLIPLCTRTWEWDLGADHPEADIYEVAADALVQFSRYADARFRSDPLWHVAVFDDPYDPKAREVLGNTYLAQGNFEAAEREFLNALTLAVGEESDQPDRLYDSLIILYERTGRAREASLARYDRTLPPPNT, from the coding sequence ATGAGCCGAAGAGAAGAACGCCGACAGGCCGCGACGGATGCAGCTCTTCGCGCTTTAGAACGGTTTTGGCAGCTTCGTTTACCAGAACTGTTCCGTACCCTTTATCGGCAACAAGAACAACCGTTTCTCGGCCACTGCGAGTTTTTTACACTCGACGCCATTCTCGCCGGCACTGGCAGAGAGTATGGCATGCTTCCCCAACTGTTACCTTTTGGACGCGCCGTAGACGAAGGCGGTCTATATGCCTTCTATGCGCCGCGGCAGAAGACCGAGGTAGACAAATGGCCGGTGCTCTATTGGGATGAAGATGAGATGTTTTTACGCCCAGTGGCCTCCGATTTTGGGGCTTTTCTCCGTCATTGTGCGCTTGTTGGACGCTATGAACTAGAAGAACAGTGGGCGGAGATGGAATTTTGCGACCCAGAACAGTATCATCTTCTTGCTCACCTCGGCCTTACGCACTATAAAGATGTCCCCTGCCCGCGCAACGAAACCGAGCTGCATCTTGCCATTGTTGAATCGGATCCGCAAGCTGCCCTTAGTCTATGCCATTTAGGATGTCGCCGGCGGGCAAGCAATGATGACGAGCGAGCGCTCGACTACTTTCATCGGGCAGCTGAGGCCGCTCCTTGGTTCGGTGACCCTTGCTACCTCATGGCCGATGTCTATCGAGAAAGAGGTAACCTCGCCAGAGCCACGGAAGAGTGGTGGGCCGTCTTAAATCACCTCATTCCGCTGTGCACACGCACTTGGGAATGGGATCTGGGCGCAGATCACCCAGAGGCTGATATCTATGAGGTCGCAGCCGACGCCCTTGTGCAGTTTAGCCGTTACGCCGACGCGCGCTTCCGTAGTGATCCCCTCTGGCATGTTGCTGTATTTGATGATCCTTACGATCCCAAAGCGCGTGAAGTCCTGGGAAACACCTATCTGGCCCAAGGAAATTTCGAGGCGGCCGAGCGGGAGTTTCTAAACGCGCTTACTCTTGCCGTTGGCGAAGAGAGCGATCAACCCGACCGCCTCTACGATTCCCTGATCATCCTCTATGAGCGCACTGGTCGCGCGCGAGAAGCGAGCCTCGCTCGCTATGATCGAACGCTTCCACCTCCAAATACCTAA